A genomic window from bacterium includes:
- a CDS encoding penicillin-binding protein activator LpoB produces the protein MATLLTLIAALALLGGCGGGKTVTRVGTDTTIDLSGRWNDADSRLVAEELIAQATTSPWVENHLLAHGKKPAVIVGNIANKSSEHIPVNPFMADVERAFINSGRVRMVATAEQREQLRDERADQQQYASQESMKQWGRELGADYIMLGEINTIIDREEGDEVKFYQVDVYLIDLQDNTKAWAGFKKIKKYVSRDGYRP, from the coding sequence CTGGCGACCCTGTTGACGCTGATCGCCGCCCTGGCGCTGCTCGGCGGCTGCGGTGGCGGCAAGACCGTCACCCGCGTCGGCACCGACACTACAATCGACCTCTCCGGCCGCTGGAACGACGCCGACAGCCGGCTGGTGGCCGAGGAGCTCATCGCCCAGGCGACCACGAGCCCCTGGGTCGAGAACCACCTGCTGGCCCACGGCAAGAAGCCCGCGGTGATCGTGGGCAACATCGCCAACAAGTCGTCCGAGCACATCCCCGTCAACCCCTTCATGGCCGACGTGGAGCGCGCCTTCATCAATTCCGGGCGCGTGCGCATGGTCGCCACCGCGGAGCAGCGCGAGCAGCTGCGCGACGAGCGGGCCGACCAGCAGCAGTACGCCTCGCAGGAGTCCATGAAGCAGTGGGGCCGCGAGCTGGGCGCCGACTACATCATGCTCGGCGAGATCAACACGATCATCGATCGCGAGGAGGGCGACGAGGTCAAGTTCTACCAGGTGGACGTCTACCTGATCGACCTCCAGGACAACACCAAGGCCTGGGCGGGCTTCAAGAAGATCAAGAAGTACGTCAGCCGCGACGGTTATCGTCCGTGA